A window of the Brassica napus cultivar Da-Ae chromosome C5, Da-Ae, whole genome shotgun sequence genome harbors these coding sequences:
- the LOC106358911 gene encoding protein FAR-RED ELONGATED HYPOCOTYL 3-like codes for MQDTMMKYVSVYFKFKGEISCVTLKTTVEDISLAMLEEKLYKKLALDESKGNDDVYDEIGPKAITLYVENGQANQQKDPIDAENDFMETDTAAETDTAAETDTAAETVTAAETDTAAETNTAAETDTAAETDTAGETGMAADKYVEQPPIKKGSQVIEAWEDGLDLYKFQEFPSKRALQEVVDRAAFGECFRYVIKTSDRRRLVLKCCEATCKWSLRAAKISETEIFSVRRYTGVHTCSRSNQSKSSNIKRKGSAELVATFLNEEYPGKLSTPVPKDIMDLIKLKLGVTISYSTALRGKNLAISELRGGSEESYKMLYSYLYMLEQVNPGTKTGVKLDEANKFKYLFVALGACIEGFAAMRKVIVVDATFLKNGYGGVLVFAKAQDPNRHHYPLAFGVLDGENNASWTWFFEMLKTAIPDSSELVFMSDRNQSLIAAVANVFPQSHHGHCIWHLSQNVRGHACNTTKAVVAWRFMELARCYTMAEFESAYASFKVRFPPAYKYLEEHTDKHTWARGYFPGVRYNLDTSNSVESMNSIFRDARRYALIPLLDTIIKKFSDWFNEHRKDSVTGSIDIKLVPLVEIHLHNLWSTAEKTPVREFNSYELEYEVTDTENGKNYVVNLKEKSCSCKVYDYEKYPCLHGLAAYLYFPEVEADPGRQRDVKIEYHELCSKYYWTELWALAYYKTIYSVPDRCDWNVPDHIKELQIIPPDCLKRKGRKKNKRNPSVGERRKRTQNIRRPRQNFGFSWLLFGMRSSNPNESN; via the exons ATGCAG GATACAATGATGAAATATGTGAGCGTCTATTTCAAATTCAAAGGGGAGATCTCTTGTGTAACCTTGAAGACAACAGTGGAGGATATAAGTTTGGCAATGCTAGAAGAAAAGTTGTATAAAAAGCTTGCGTTGGATGAAAGTAAG GGAAATGATGATGTTTATGATGAAATCGGACCGAAGGCCATAACTCTGTATGTAGAAAATGGTCAAGCAAATCAACAGAAGGATCCGATAGATGCAGAGAATGATTTTATGGAGACGGACACCGCAGCGGAGACAGACACTGCAGCAGAGACAGACACTGCAGCAGAGACAGTCACCGCAGCTGAAACGGACACAGCAGCTGAAACGAACACAGCAGCTGAGACGGACACCGCAGCAGAGACGGACACGGCAGGTGAGACGGGTATGGCTGCAGATAAGTATGTTGAGCAGCCACCTATAAAAAAAGGTAGTCAGGTTATAGAGGCTTGGGAAGACGGTTTGGATCTGTATAAATTTCAGGAGTTTCCAAGTAAGAGAGCACTTCAAGAGGTGGTCGATAGAGCTGCATTTGGTGAATGTTTTCGTTATGTTATCAAAACGTCGGACCGGAGACGATTGGTGTTAAAATGTTGTGAAGCAACCTGTAAGTGGAGTTTACGAGCTGCAAAGATTTCAGAGACTGAAATTTTTTCAGTTAGGAGGTACACGGGTGTGCATACATGCTCTCGGTCTAATCAAAGTAAAAGCAGCAACATCAAGAGGAAAGGCTCAGCAGAATTAGTTGCAACTTTTCTGAATGAGGAATATCCTGGAAAACTAAGTACTCCCGTTCCGAAAGATATCATGGATCTTATAAAGTTAAAACTTGGTGTAACAATATCCTACTCTACAGCCTTGAGAGGGAAAAATCTAGCTATTTCTGAGTTGCGTGGTGGTTCGGAAGAGAGCTACAAGATGCTATATAGCTACTTGTATATGTTAGAGCAGGTCAATCCGGGAACAAAAACAGGGGTGAAGTTGGATGAGGCAAATAAGTTCAAGTACCTCTTCGTAGCTCTGGGAGCTTGTATCGAAGGTTTTGCAGCCATGAGGAAGGTGATAGTTGTCGATGCCACATTTCTGAAGAATGGATATGGTGGTGTACTAGTATTTGCTAAAGCTCAAGATCCTAATCGTCACCATTATCCGCTTGCGTTTGGTGTACTCGACGGTGAGAATAATGCTAGTTGGACATGGTTTTTCGAGATGCTCAAAACTGCTATACCAGACTCTTCTGAATTAGTATTTATGAGTGATAGAAACCAGAGCCTAATCGCGGCTGTAGCTAATGTGTTTCCACAATCTCACCATGGCCATTGTATATGGCATTTGTCTCAGAATGTGAGAGGGCATGCTTGTAACACAACAAAAGCCGTAGTCGCATGGAGATTTATGGAGTTGGCTAGGTGTTACACGATGGCTGAGTTCGAGTCTGCTTACGCATCTTTTAAGGTGAGATTTCCTCCAGCTTACAAGTATTTGGAGGAGCATACGGATAAACACACATGGGCTCGGGGTTATTTCCCAGGTGTGAGATACAACTTGGATACTAGCAACAGTGTGGAGTCAATGAACAGCATCTTTAGGGACGCCAGGAGGTATGCTTTAATACCATTGTTGGATACAATCATCAAAAAGTTTTCAGACTGGTTCAATGAACATCGGAAGGACTCTGTGACTGGGTCGATTGATATCAAACTGGTTCCGCTTGTCGAGATTCACTTGCATAACCTATGGAGCACAGCTGAGAAAACACCAGTGCGTGAGTTTAATAGTTATGAGCTTGAGTACGAGGTAACCGACACTGAAAATGGGAAGAATTATGTTGTGAACTTGAAAGAGAAGAGCTGTAGCTGCAAGGTGTATGATTATGAAAAGTATCCTTGTCTGCACGGACTTGCTGCTTACTTATATTTCCCTGAGGTTGAAGCTGATCCTGGTCGTCAACGTGATGTCAAGATAGAGTATCATGAGTTGTGCTCGAAATATTACTGGACGGAACTTTGGGCATTGGCTTATTACAAGACCATTTATTCTGTGCCGGACAGGTGTGATTGGAATGTACCAGATCACATCAAAGAGCTTCAGATCATACCTCCAGATTGCCTCAAGAGGAAGGGAAGAAAAAAGAATAAGAGGAATCCATCTGTTGGCGAACGACGTAAAAGGACACAAAACATAAGGCGACCAAGGCAAAATTTTGGTTTCAGTTGGCTGTTGTTTGGAATGCGTAGTAGTAATCCCAATGAATCAAACTAG
- the LOC125587880 gene encoding uncharacterized protein LOC125587880 isoform X2, whose amino-acid sequence MALIQLSHGTHTSLKATHLQMATEGENHGADQPMNVLGVLNPSSSKFSWNHLIESEVRKMFCKCAATKLIDMISRVKERGKQPYWILDDYYKDLVAYWGTDKAKEKSKKASKSRMSDRNGLGPHKHRAGSRSYARVADILKEKNGDASYIDVLRETHKKSDGSFVDERARLISEGFGKNVADHMLEDDILVTEELTSEKKNQMYLKLVDSTQGRVFGFGALLREVSLNAKMRVTIESHLENHEFKKKVQDISQENEDIKEKAEQT is encoded by the exons atGGCTCTTATTCAGCTTTCTCATGGAACCCACAC TTCTTTGAAAGCAACTCATCTCCAGATGGCAACTGAGGGTGAAAATCATGGAGCAGACCAACCTATGAATGTCTTAGGTGTTCTTAATCCTTCCAGT AGCAAATTCTCTTGGAATCACTTGATTGAATCCGAGGTGCGTAAGATGTTTTGCAAATGTGCTGCGACTAAACTGATCGATATGATCAGCCGAGTAAAAGAAAGAGGTAAGCAGCCATATTGGATCCTTGATGATTACTACAAAGACTTGGTTGCCTACTGGGGAACAGATAAAGCTAaggaaaaaagtaaaaaagcgTCTAAGAGTCGAATGTCAGATCGAAACGGGCTGGGACCTCATAAACACCGAGCTGGCTCACGTTCATATGCTAGGGTTGCCGATATATTG aaagaaaaaaacggaGATGCATCTTACATTGATGTTCTTCGTGAGACACACAAGAAATCAGACGGGTCATTTGTGGATGAAAGGGCAAGGCTAATTAGTGAAGGATTTGGAAAAAATGTAGCTGATCATATGCTTGAAGATGATATCCTAGTCACAGAAGAGCTAACTTCTGAGAAGAAGAATCAAATGTATTTGAAG TTGGTTGATTCAACACAAGGTCGTGTGTTTGGTTTTGGAGCTCTTCTTAGAGAGGTTTCACTCAATGCTAAAATGCGAGTCACCATTGAAAGCCACTTAGAAAATCATGAGTTCAAGAAAAAGGTACAAGacatttctcaagaaaatgaagatATCAAAGAAAAGGCTGAGCAAACTTGA
- the LOC125587880 gene encoding uncharacterized protein LOC125587880 isoform X1 — translation MADGIPTPSFFWIWSEICQYSVANVRRPWCPSEDPSEFGVFSCSGCVIFLFSFSRFKRDSVITSEIRTIIRSDFPGPYRNWSTTPQHVKERWWFTFKSKFSWNHLIESEVRKMFCKCAATKLIDMISRVKERGKQPYWILDDYYKDLVAYWGTDKAKEKSKKASKSRMSDRNGLGPHKHRAGSRSYARVADILKEKNGDASYIDVLRETHKKSDGSFVDERARLISEGFGKNVADHMLEDDILVTEELTSEKKNQMYLKLVDSTQGRVFGFGALLREVSLNAKMRVTIESHLENHEFKKKVQDISQENEDIKEKAEQT, via the exons atggccgacggaattccgacgccttcatttttttggatttggtcggaaatttgtcagtattccgtcgcaaatgtccgacgaccttggtgtccgtcggaagatccgtcggaattcggtgtgttttcttgtagtggttgcgttatatttttattttccttttctagGTTCAAACGTGATTCCGTAATTACTAGTGAGATAAGAACAATCATCCGATCTGATTTTCCTGGCCCGTATCGAAACTGGTCAACTACACCGCAACATGTGAAAGAGCGATGGTGGTTCACATTCAAG AGCAAATTCTCTTGGAATCACTTGATTGAATCCGAGGTGCGTAAGATGTTTTGCAAATGTGCTGCGACTAAACTGATCGATATGATCAGCCGAGTAAAAGAAAGAGGTAAGCAGCCATATTGGATCCTTGATGATTACTACAAAGACTTGGTTGCCTACTGGGGAACAGATAAAGCTAaggaaaaaagtaaaaaagcgTCTAAGAGTCGAATGTCAGATCGAAACGGGCTGGGACCTCATAAACACCGAGCTGGCTCACGTTCATATGCTAGGGTTGCCGATATATTG aaagaaaaaaacggaGATGCATCTTACATTGATGTTCTTCGTGAGACACACAAGAAATCAGACGGGTCATTTGTGGATGAAAGGGCAAGGCTAATTAGTGAAGGATTTGGAAAAAATGTAGCTGATCATATGCTTGAAGATGATATCCTAGTCACAGAAGAGCTAACTTCTGAGAAGAAGAATCAAATGTATTTGAAG TTGGTTGATTCAACACAAGGTCGTGTGTTTGGTTTTGGAGCTCTTCTTAGAGAGGTTTCACTCAATGCTAAAATGCGAGTCACCATTGAAAGCCACTTAGAAAATCATGAGTTCAAGAAAAAGGTACAAGacatttctcaagaaaatgaagatATCAAAGAAAAGGCTGAGCAAACTTGA